In one window of Nocardioides panacisoli DNA:
- a CDS encoding alcohol dehydrogenase family protein gives MSAIPTTMKAVQLVGHGGLDQLVYREDVPTPRPAAGEVLIEVTACGMNNTDVWVREGAYGTETDPASVSTWRRGRSTLEFPRIQGTDTVGRIVAVGDGVPEERIGQRVMVDFSIYNRPEGDESLADIDYIGHGRDGGYAEYTTVPTENAHEVASDISDAGLATFCCAYLTAEQMLDRARLAEGERVLVTGASGGVGSAIIQLARVRGAIPYAVSSAGKEDALREIGAEGVILRDTDDLVAEVERVVDGPVDVAADLVAGPMFNDLLRILRPEGRYTTAGAIGGPVVDFDLRTMYLKQLEIHGSSQGTRTAFRRLVRYITDGDIKPLLDRTYRLSDFHEAQRNFMAKSYIGKLVVVPDQHWDTVGAPHVGS, from the coding sequence GTGTCGGCGATTCCCACCACCATGAAGGCAGTGCAACTGGTCGGCCACGGCGGACTCGACCAGCTGGTCTACCGCGAGGACGTGCCCACGCCTCGCCCCGCCGCCGGCGAGGTCCTCATCGAGGTCACCGCCTGCGGCATGAACAACACCGACGTCTGGGTCCGGGAGGGTGCCTACGGCACCGAGACCGACCCCGCGTCGGTCTCGACCTGGCGTCGCGGGCGCTCCACGCTGGAGTTCCCCCGCATCCAGGGCACCGACACCGTCGGGCGCATCGTCGCCGTCGGTGACGGCGTCCCCGAGGAGCGGATCGGCCAGCGCGTGATGGTCGACTTCAGCATCTACAACCGGCCCGAGGGCGACGAGAGCCTGGCCGACATCGACTACATCGGCCACGGTCGCGACGGCGGGTACGCCGAGTACACGACCGTGCCGACCGAGAACGCCCACGAGGTCGCCTCCGACATCAGCGACGCGGGGTTGGCGACGTTCTGCTGCGCCTACCTCACCGCCGAGCAGATGCTCGACCGCGCCCGGCTCGCCGAGGGCGAGCGCGTGCTGGTCACCGGCGCGTCCGGCGGCGTCGGCTCCGCGATCATCCAGCTCGCCCGCGTGCGCGGCGCGATACCGTACGCCGTCTCCAGCGCCGGCAAGGAGGACGCACTCCGCGAGATCGGTGCCGAGGGCGTCATCCTGCGCGACACCGATGACCTGGTCGCCGAGGTCGAGCGGGTCGTCGACGGCCCCGTCGACGTCGCGGCCGACCTGGTCGCGGGACCGATGTTCAACGACCTGCTGCGCATCCTGCGCCCCGAGGGCCGCTACACCACCGCCGGTGCCATCGGCGGTCCGGTCGTCGACTTCGACCTGCGCACGATGTACCTCAAGCAGCTGGAGATCCACGGCTCGTCCCAGGGCACGCGCACGGCGTTCCGCCGCCTGGTGCGCTACATCACCGACGGCGACATCAAGCCGCTGCTGGACCGGACCTACCGGCTCTCGGACTTCCACGAGGCCCAGCGCAACTTCATGGCCAAGTCCTACATCGGCAAGCTCGTGGTCGTGCCGGACCAGCACTGGGACACCGTGGGGGCGCCGCATGTCGGATCGTGA
- a CDS encoding proline racemase family protein has protein sequence MSDRERILELIDTQSGGDVSRIVTSGIGPLPGTSVLEKLRYIQSEGDGLRRLLLSEPYGDPAMSVDLIVEPGHPEAQAGYIIMEAMGYPMYSGSNTICTATALLQSGAIEMREGLQDVVLESPAGLARIKAKVTNGRVESITTQGEPAYVAEEGLSVEVPHYGRVEFDLVWSGAYFAMVDASRHGFTIMASEEIALAAFGDAFVRAARPGLLQEHPELGDVGPLPFAHFMGPVRTLGEGRLESPSATYVHPGVICRSPTGTGTSARLALMARRGEIGEGDSLETISPRGNRFVGTVMEDAQVGEYAALHSTITGRARLMAHSRIVVDLDDPLVDVSDLEGLLTP, from the coding sequence ATGTCGGATCGTGAGCGCATCCTCGAGCTGATCGACACCCAGTCCGGCGGCGACGTCAGCCGGATCGTCACCTCGGGCATCGGCCCCCTGCCGGGCACGAGCGTGCTGGAGAAGCTGCGCTACATCCAGTCCGAGGGCGACGGCCTGCGGCGCCTGCTGCTCTCCGAGCCCTACGGCGACCCGGCCATGTCGGTGGACCTCATCGTCGAGCCGGGGCACCCGGAGGCGCAGGCGGGCTACATCATCATGGAGGCGATGGGGTACCCGATGTACTCCGGCTCCAACACGATCTGCACCGCCACCGCACTACTGCAGAGCGGCGCGATCGAGATGCGGGAGGGCCTGCAGGACGTCGTCCTGGAGTCCCCGGCCGGCCTCGCACGGATCAAGGCCAAGGTGACCAACGGGCGCGTCGAGTCGATCACGACCCAGGGCGAGCCGGCGTACGTCGCCGAGGAGGGGCTCTCGGTCGAGGTGCCGCACTACGGCCGCGTCGAGTTCGACCTGGTGTGGAGCGGCGCCTACTTCGCGATGGTCGACGCGTCGCGCCACGGCTTCACCATCATGGCCTCGGAGGAGATCGCGCTCGCCGCGTTCGGCGACGCGTTCGTGCGTGCGGCGCGTCCGGGACTGCTCCAGGAGCACCCCGAGCTCGGCGACGTCGGACCGCTGCCGTTCGCCCACTTCATGGGGCCGGTGCGCACGCTCGGCGAGGGGCGGCTGGAGTCGCCGTCGGCGACGTACGTCCACCCGGGCGTGATCTGCCGCAGCCCCACCGGCACCGGCACCTCGGCCCGGTTGGCGCTGATGGCGCGCCGGGGCGAGATCGGTGAGGGCGACTCGCTGGAGACGATCTCACCGCGCGGCAACCGGTTCGTCGGCACGGTGATGGAGGACGCGCAGGTCGGCGAGTACGCCGCACTGCACTCGACCATCACCGGTCGCGCCCGGCTGATGGCCCACTCCCGGATCGTGGTCGACCTCGACGACCCGCTCGTCGACGTCTCCGACCTGGAGGGACTCCTCACGCCGTAG
- a CDS encoding Glu/Leu/Phe/Val family dehydrogenase, with the protein MAAAAPRSTDLLEDLPHEQVVIANDPSTGLRALIAIHSTALGPALGGTRFHPYASTAEALQDVLALSRGMSYKAALAGLDLGGGKAVIIGDPDTDKSEALLRAYGRHVESLGGRYVTACDVGTYSVDMDHIARECHHVTGRTVAHGGAGDSSVLTAYGVFCGMRAAAESVWGESPDVLAGRVVGVSGVGKVGRHLVGHLVEAGAQVIIADVDTEAVSRVCDEYPEVRVSGSTETLVAEQLDVYAPCALGNALTDPVVEQLSAKLVCGGANNQLAHPGVEKLLVERGIVYAPDYMVNAGGLIQVADELEGFSFDRAQQRASGIYDTTRMVLQRAASDGVPPAIAADRLAEQRMREVGRLRNVWLP; encoded by the coding sequence ATGGCTGCTGCAGCACCCCGTTCCACCGACCTGCTCGAGGACCTGCCACACGAGCAGGTCGTCATCGCCAACGATCCGTCGACCGGGCTCCGCGCCCTGATCGCGATCCACTCCACCGCCCTGGGCCCCGCGCTCGGCGGCACGCGCTTCCACCCCTACGCCTCCACCGCCGAGGCGCTGCAGGACGTGCTCGCGCTCTCCCGTGGCATGTCCTACAAGGCCGCGCTCGCCGGGCTCGACCTCGGCGGCGGCAAGGCCGTGATCATCGGCGACCCCGACACCGACAAGTCCGAGGCCCTGCTGCGCGCCTACGGGCGCCACGTGGAGTCCCTCGGCGGTCGCTACGTCACCGCCTGCGACGTGGGCACCTACTCCGTCGACATGGACCACATCGCCCGCGAGTGCCACCACGTCACCGGCCGCACCGTCGCCCACGGCGGCGCCGGGGACAGCTCGGTGCTGACGGCGTACGGCGTCTTCTGCGGCATGCGTGCCGCGGCCGAGTCGGTCTGGGGCGAGTCACCCGACGTGCTGGCCGGCCGCGTGGTCGGCGTGTCCGGCGTCGGCAAGGTCGGCCGCCACCTCGTCGGGCACCTCGTGGAGGCCGGCGCACAGGTGATCATCGCCGACGTCGACACCGAGGCCGTCTCCCGCGTGTGCGACGAGTACCCCGAGGTGCGCGTCAGCGGGTCCACCGAGACGCTGGTGGCCGAGCAACTCGACGTCTACGCGCCGTGCGCGCTGGGCAACGCGCTGACCGACCCCGTGGTCGAGCAGCTCAGCGCCAAGCTCGTCTGCGGCGGCGCCAACAACCAGCTCGCCCACCCCGGCGTGGAGAAGCTGCTGGTCGAGCGCGGCATCGTCTACGCGCCCGACTACATGGTCAACGCGGGCGGACTGATCCAGGTCGCCGACGAGCTGGAGGGCTTCTCCTTCGACCGCGCGCAGCAGCGCGCGAGCGGCATCTACGACACCACGCGGATGGTGCTGCAGCGCGCGGCGAGTGACGGCGTACCGCCGGCGATCGCCGCCGACCGACTGGCCGAGCAGCGGATGCGTGAGGTGGGACGCCTGCGCAACGTCTGGCTCCCGTGA
- a CDS encoding DUF3073 domain-containing protein → MGRGRAKAKQTKVARDLKYRTHDTDFDALARELHGDADQQPPPVDEDDDELEKWAEFADPSSPNPRD, encoded by the coding sequence ATGGGCCGCGGCCGAGCGAAAGCCAAGCAGACCAAGGTTGCCCGCGATCTGAAGTACCGCACTCACGACACGGACTTCGACGCGCTGGCACGTGAACTCCACGGCGATGCCGACCAGCAGCCGCCGCCGGTGGACGAGGACGACGACGAACTCGAGAAGTGGGCCGAGTTCGCCGACCCCAGTTCGCCGAACCCGCGCGATTGA
- the purM gene encoding phosphoribosylformylglycinamidine cyclo-ligase, translating into MADPVDNAAENAYARAGVDIAAADTAVDLMKEWVEKARRPEMLGGLGGFAGLFDATALTAYRRPLLATSTDGVGTKVAVAQLMDVHDTIGYDLVGMVVDDLVVCGAEPLFMTDYIATGKVVPERIAAIVKGIAEACVAAGCALVGGETAEHPGLLSPHEYDVAGATTGVVEADDLLGPGRVRPGDVAIAMASSGLHSNGYSLARDVFFNQAGWAVDRDVAEFGRTLGEELLEPTVVYAKAALALARETETHAMAHVTGGGLAANLARVMPTELGATLDRASWTPQPIFDLVRRVGGVEQADLEATLNCGVGMVALTAPESVDAALAVLAAHEIEAWVAGEVAVDPEQAGTVSLTGQHPGW; encoded by the coding sequence GTGGCTGACCCCGTCGACAACGCTGCCGAGAACGCCTACGCCCGCGCCGGCGTCGACATCGCCGCCGCCGACACGGCCGTGGACCTGATGAAGGAGTGGGTGGAGAAGGCCCGCCGCCCCGAGATGCTGGGCGGTCTGGGCGGCTTCGCCGGGCTCTTCGACGCGACCGCGCTGACGGCGTACCGCCGCCCGCTGCTGGCGACCTCCACCGACGGCGTGGGCACCAAGGTCGCGGTCGCGCAACTGATGGACGTCCACGACACCATCGGCTACGACCTGGTCGGCATGGTCGTCGACGACCTGGTCGTGTGCGGTGCCGAGCCGCTGTTCATGACCGACTACATCGCCACCGGCAAGGTCGTGCCCGAGCGGATCGCCGCCATCGTCAAGGGCATCGCCGAGGCCTGCGTCGCCGCCGGCTGCGCGCTGGTCGGCGGCGAGACCGCCGAGCACCCGGGCCTGCTCTCGCCCCACGAGTACGACGTCGCCGGCGCCACCACCGGTGTCGTCGAGGCCGACGACCTGCTCGGCCCGGGGCGCGTGCGCCCCGGCGACGTGGCGATCGCGATGGCCTCCAGCGGCCTGCACTCCAACGGCTACTCCCTGGCCCGCGACGTCTTCTTCAACCAGGCCGGGTGGGCCGTCGACCGCGACGTGGCCGAGTTCGGCCGGACGCTGGGCGAGGAGCTGCTCGAGCCGACGGTGGTCTACGCCAAGGCCGCGCTGGCGCTCGCCCGCGAGACCGAGACCCACGCCATGGCCCACGTGACCGGCGGGGGACTGGCGGCGAACCTCGCCCGCGTCATGCCGACCGAGCTCGGCGCCACGCTCGACCGCGCCAGCTGGACGCCGCAGCCGATCTTCGACCTCGTACGCCGGGTCGGCGGGGTCGAGCAGGCCGACCTGGAGGCCACGCTCAACTGCGGTGTCGGCATGGTCGCGCTCACCGCTCCGGAGTCCGTCGACGCCGCCCTGGCGGTGCTCGCCGCCCACGAGATCGAGGCGTGGGTCGCCGGCGAGGTCGCCGTCGACCCCGAGCAGGCCGGCACCGTCTCGCTCACCGGTCAGCACCCCGGTTGGTGA
- the purF gene encoding amidophosphoribosyltransferase → MCGVFGVWAPGEDVAKLTYFGLYALQHRGQESAGIAVSNGRQILVYKEMGLVSQVFDEATLDSFAGHVAIGHCRYSTTGASTWTNAQPTFRPTGHGSLALGHNGNLVNTHELAEQVAALPSDDGELDIHAHSLESSTNDTSLVTALLAHHPDTSLEQRALEVLGQLSGAFCFTWMDEDTLYAARDPQGFRPLVLGRLERGWVVASEEAALATIGASVVREVEPGEMIVIDADGLRSHQFAEPRPRGCVFEYVYLARPDERINERSVHEARVEMGRELAREYPVEADLVIPVPESGIPAATGYSFESGIPFGQGFVKNAYVGRTFIQPSQSLRQLGIRLKLNPLEHMIRGKRIVVVDDSIVRGNTQRAQVRMLREAGALEVHVRISSPPIKWPCFFGIDFATRAELIANGLDAEEIAASVGADSLGYISLDGMVQATGQEASTLCTACFTGDYPVDLPDESMLGKHLLEVSLQGPGTHRSLPVVNNP, encoded by the coding sequence GTGTGCGGAGTCTTCGGCGTCTGGGCGCCCGGCGAGGACGTGGCCAAGCTGACCTACTTCGGTCTGTACGCGCTGCAGCACCGCGGCCAGGAATCGGCCGGCATCGCGGTGAGCAACGGCCGACAGATCCTGGTCTACAAGGAGATGGGCCTGGTCTCCCAGGTCTTCGACGAGGCCACCCTCGACTCCTTCGCCGGCCACGTGGCGATCGGCCACTGCCGCTACTCCACGACCGGGGCCAGCACGTGGACCAACGCGCAGCCGACGTTCCGGCCGACCGGCCACGGCTCGCTCGCGCTGGGACACAACGGCAACCTGGTCAACACCCACGAGCTCGCCGAGCAGGTCGCGGCGCTGCCCAGTGACGACGGCGAGCTCGACATCCACGCCCACAGCCTGGAGTCCTCCACCAACGACACCAGCCTGGTCACGGCGCTGCTGGCGCACCACCCCGACACCTCGCTCGAGCAGCGCGCCCTGGAGGTCCTCGGCCAGCTCAGCGGCGCGTTCTGCTTCACCTGGATGGACGAGGACACCCTGTACGCCGCCCGCGACCCGCAGGGGTTCCGGCCGCTGGTGCTCGGCCGGCTCGAGCGCGGCTGGGTCGTCGCCAGCGAGGAGGCCGCCCTGGCCACCATCGGCGCGAGCGTGGTCCGCGAGGTCGAGCCCGGCGAGATGATCGTCATCGACGCCGACGGCCTGCGCTCCCACCAGTTCGCCGAGCCCCGGCCCCGTGGCTGCGTCTTCGAGTACGTCTACCTCGCCCGCCCCGACGAGCGCATCAACGAGCGCAGCGTCCACGAAGCGCGCGTGGAGATGGGTCGCGAGCTGGCCCGGGAGTACCCCGTCGAGGCCGACCTGGTGATCCCGGTGCCCGAGTCGGGGATCCCCGCCGCCACCGGCTACTCCTTCGAGAGCGGCATCCCCTTCGGCCAGGGGTTCGTGAAGAACGCCTACGTCGGCCGCACCTTCATCCAGCCCAGCCAGTCGCTGCGCCAGCTCGGCATCCGGCTCAAGCTCAACCCGCTGGAGCACATGATCCGCGGCAAGCGGATCGTGGTCGTCGACGACTCGATCGTGCGCGGCAACACCCAGCGCGCGCAGGTGCGCATGCTGCGCGAGGCGGGTGCGCTCGAGGTGCACGTGCGGATCTCCAGTCCGCCGATCAAGTGGCCCTGCTTCTTCGGCATCGACTTCGCCACTCGTGCCGAGCTCATCGCCAACGGCCTCGACGCCGAGGAGATCGCCGCCAGCGTGGGCGCCGACAGCCTCGGCTACATCTCGCTGGACGGCATGGTGCAGGCCACCGGCCAGGAGGCCTCGACCCTGTGCACCGCCTGCTTCACCGGTGACTACCCCGTCGACCTGCCCGACGAGAGCATGCTGGGCAAGCACCTGCTCGAGGTGAGCCTGCAGGGTCCCGGCACCCACCGGTCCCTGCCCGTCGTCAACAACCCCTGA
- a CDS encoding dipeptidase → MSDLRATITDLLPGLRKDLEDLVRIESVSADPARHGEVERSAQATADLFAAEGVDVEIVRAFDGAPPAVIGEKKGPEGAPTVLLYAHHDVQPENDPADWDSAPYEPTERDGRLFGRGAADDKAGIVTHLAAIRAFGDDLPVTVRLFIEGEEEVASATLPDLLEQYEDRLRSDVIVIADSGNWDIGVPALTTGLRGMVRMDVELRTLTHAVHSGMWGGLQPDALMAMVRLLDSLWDADGTPAIEGLTSGPAADVEYPEERLRAESGAIAGLEWIGTGSVVERLWTKPAVTVTGIDAPKVDGASNTLTPSSRARITVRIAPGDSADNAIACLERHLAEHAPWGAEVSTTLLDRGEPIAIDAEGPAYDAARAAFTEAWDGTEPIDMGVGGSIPFIAEFLESFPQASVLVTGVEDPDTRAHGANEGLHLAEWEKVLHAEALLLRNLGS, encoded by the coding sequence ATGAGCGACCTGCGTGCCACCATCACCGACCTGCTGCCCGGTCTCCGCAAGGACCTCGAGGACCTCGTCCGCATCGAGTCCGTGAGTGCCGACCCCGCCCGCCACGGCGAGGTCGAGCGCAGTGCGCAGGCCACCGCGGACCTCTTCGCCGCCGAGGGCGTGGACGTGGAGATCGTGCGCGCCTTCGACGGCGCCCCGCCGGCCGTCATCGGTGAGAAGAAGGGACCGGAGGGCGCCCCCACGGTGCTGCTCTACGCCCACCACGACGTGCAGCCCGAGAACGACCCCGCCGACTGGGACAGCGCGCCGTACGAGCCCACCGAGCGCGACGGCCGGCTCTTCGGTCGCGGTGCCGCCGACGACAAGGCCGGCATCGTCACCCACCTCGCTGCGATCCGCGCCTTCGGTGACGACCTCCCCGTCACGGTCCGCCTCTTCATCGAGGGCGAGGAGGAGGTCGCGAGCGCGACGCTGCCGGACCTGCTCGAGCAGTACGAGGACCGGCTGCGCTCCGACGTCATCGTCATCGCCGACTCGGGCAACTGGGACATCGGCGTGCCCGCCCTGACCACCGGCCTGCGCGGCATGGTGCGGATGGACGTCGAGCTGCGCACGCTGACCCACGCGGTCCACTCCGGCATGTGGGGCGGGCTGCAGCCCGACGCGCTGATGGCGATGGTGCGCCTGCTGGACTCGCTGTGGGACGCCGACGGCACGCCGGCCATCGAGGGCCTCACCAGCGGTCCGGCCGCCGACGTGGAGTACCCCGAGGAGCGGCTGCGCGCCGAGTCCGGCGCGATCGCGGGCCTGGAGTGGATCGGCACCGGCTCGGTGGTCGAGCGGCTGTGGACCAAGCCGGCCGTCACCGTCACCGGCATCGACGCCCCCAAGGTCGACGGCGCCTCCAACACCCTCACGCCCAGCTCCCGGGCGCGCATCACCGTCCGCATCGCGCCCGGTGACAGCGCCGACAACGCCATCGCCTGCCTCGAGCGCCACCTCGCCGAGCACGCGCCGTGGGGTGCGGAGGTGTCCACCACCCTGCTCGACCGCGGCGAGCCGATCGCGATCGACGCGGAGGGTCCGGCGTACGACGCGGCGCGGGCGGCGTTCACCGAGGCCTGGGACGGCACCGAGCCGATCGACATGGGCGTGGGCGGGTCGATCCCGTTCATCGCCGAGTTCCTGGAGTCCTTCCCGCAGGCCAGCGTGCTCGTCACCGGCGTCGAGGACCCCGACACCCGCGCCCACGGCGCCAACGAGGGCCTCCACCTCGCCGAGTGGGAGAAGGTCCTCCACGCCGAGGCCCTGCTGCTGCGCAATCTCGGTTCCTGA
- a CDS encoding sterol carrier family protein has protein sequence MPARLRIADPADVASALGRVGDGGAERADLKLLTKHFLAVLADRAPGRAVEVRVPPYAAAQVIEGVRHTRGTPPAVVETDAATWIALATGALGWDAALAEGRVVASGERTDLAAYLPLVNGR, from the coding sequence GTGCCCGCGCGTCTCCGTATCGCCGACCCCGCCGACGTCGCCTCCGCGCTCGGCCGTGTCGGGGACGGCGGGGCCGAGCGGGCCGACCTGAAGCTGCTCACCAAGCACTTCCTGGCCGTGCTCGCCGACCGGGCGCCCGGCCGCGCGGTGGAGGTGCGGGTGCCGCCGTACGCCGCGGCGCAGGTGATCGAGGGCGTGCGCCACACCCGGGGCACGCCGCCGGCCGTGGTCGAGACCGACGCGGCGACCTGGATCGCGCTCGCGACCGGGGCGCTCGGCTGGGACGCGGCGCTCGCCGAGGGCCGGGTCGTGGCCAGTGGCGAGCGCACCGACCTCGCGGCCTACCTCCCGCTGGTGAACGGCCGCTAA
- a CDS encoding winged helix-turn-helix domain-containing protein has product MATYDDPRVLRAIAHPTRNRVLHELSAAGSLRAADIARLLDIPANQASFHLRQLAKYELVEEDPEAARDRRDRVWRLVDREGISFRTEDMLAQPGGKAAYTVFRRSAVAWGHHLVEQAFSRPEGDRVERKNVSEHSLRLTPEEADELATELNDVIGRWRDRNATARGSDEPDDRETYSLLQLLQPYPGLPEATEE; this is encoded by the coding sequence ATGGCCACCTACGACGACCCGCGGGTGCTGCGGGCCATCGCCCACCCGACCCGCAACCGGGTGCTGCACGAGCTCTCCGCCGCCGGGTCCCTGCGAGCGGCCGACATCGCACGCCTGCTGGACATCCCCGCCAACCAGGCGAGCTTCCACCTGCGCCAGCTCGCGAAGTACGAGCTGGTCGAGGAGGACCCCGAGGCGGCGCGCGACAGGCGCGACCGGGTGTGGCGTCTCGTCGACCGTGAAGGCATCAGTTTCCGGACCGAGGACATGCTCGCGCAGCCGGGTGGCAAGGCGGCGTACACCGTGTTCCGGCGTAGTGCGGTGGCCTGGGGTCACCACCTCGTCGAGCAGGCCTTCTCCCGCCCCGAGGGGGACCGAGTGGAGCGCAAGAACGTCTCCGAGCACTCACTGCGGCTCACCCCCGAGGAGGCCGACGAGCTCGCGACCGAGCTCAACGACGTCATCGGTCGCTGGCGTGACCGCAACGCCACGGCGCGGGGGAGCGACGAGCCCGACGACCGCGAGACCTATTCGCTCCTCCAGCTCCTCCAGCCCTACCCGGGGCTGCCGGAGGCCACCGAGGAGTGA
- a CDS encoding MFS transporter, which produces MPTYRSLAHNRDFTALWIGATVSELGSRVSTFAMPLVAYAMTGSAFWAATAEAVYLGGLLLTLLPAGVLADRCDRRLLMRASHGTGAVVYASLVVAGVLGSLTLPHLLGAALLTGLAAGLFQPAETSAIRTVVSTEELPTALSQQQARKHVAGLLGGPLGGALFGIARWAPFAGDAISYAAGWLLLGRIRADLAAPRRSDARPVRDLREGVRFTWHHPLFRVLLLWTPLVNLTVNALFFVALLRLISAGFPAWQIGLVEAVIGCCGILGALAAPWLIERLPTGHLTVLVAWSFVPLAVPLALWNHPIAMAGAASIGLFLNPAGNAGIGAYRMAITPPELLGRVQSAMQFVSMLAMPLAPIVAGGLLAILGGRDAVLALAALTAASALIPTCARTVRTLPRPDRWRTGEVPSAVPA; this is translated from the coding sequence ATGCCCACCTACCGCTCGCTGGCGCACAACCGCGACTTCACCGCACTCTGGATCGGCGCCACGGTCTCCGAGCTCGGCTCCCGGGTCTCCACCTTCGCGATGCCCCTGGTCGCCTATGCCATGACGGGCTCGGCCTTCTGGGCCGCGACCGCCGAAGCCGTCTACCTCGGCGGTCTCCTCCTCACCCTGCTCCCGGCAGGCGTCCTCGCGGACCGCTGCGACCGGCGCCTGCTGATGCGCGCGTCCCACGGCACCGGGGCCGTGGTCTACGCCTCGCTGGTCGTCGCCGGCGTCCTCGGGTCGCTGACCCTCCCCCACCTGCTGGGCGCGGCGCTGCTCACCGGCCTCGCGGCCGGGCTCTTCCAACCCGCCGAGACCTCGGCCATCCGCACCGTCGTCTCGACCGAGGAGCTGCCGACCGCGCTCAGCCAGCAGCAGGCCCGCAAGCACGTCGCGGGCCTCCTCGGCGGGCCGTTGGGCGGCGCGCTGTTCGGCATCGCGCGCTGGGCGCCGTTCGCCGGCGACGCGATCTCGTACGCCGCGGGCTGGCTACTGCTGGGCCGCATCCGCGCCGACCTCGCCGCCCCGCGGCGCTCCGACGCCCGGCCGGTGCGGGACCTGCGCGAGGGCGTGCGGTTCACCTGGCACCACCCGCTGTTCCGGGTGCTGCTGCTGTGGACCCCGCTGGTCAACCTCACCGTCAACGCGCTGTTCTTCGTCGCGCTGCTGCGGCTGATCTCCGCCGGCTTCCCCGCCTGGCAGATCGGGCTCGTCGAGGCGGTCATCGGCTGCTGCGGCATCCTCGGCGCCCTCGCCGCCCCCTGGCTGATCGAGCGACTGCCGACCGGGCACCTCACGGTCCTCGTCGCCTGGAGCTTCGTGCCGCTCGCCGTGCCCCTGGCCCTGTGGAACCACCCGATCGCGATGGCCGGCGCCGCCTCGATCGGACTCTTCCTCAACCCCGCGGGCAACGCCGGGATCGGCGCCTACCGGATGGCGATCACCCCGCCCGAGCTGCTCGGCCGGGTCCAGTCGGCGATGCAGTTCGTGTCGATGCTGGCGATGCCGCTCGCCCCGATCGTCGCCGGCGGCCTGCTCGCCATCCTCGGCGGCCGCGACGCGGTCCTCGCCCTGGCGGCACTCACCGCCGCCAGCGCGCTGATCCCCACCTGCGCCCGCACCGTGCGGACGCTGCCCCGCCCCGACCGGTGGCGGACCGGGGAGGTGCCGAGCGCGGTACCGGCGTGA